The stretch of DNA CTGGCCTCCGTCTAGCCTATTCTTAAGATCAGGGTCTGTGGGCctaaagaaggaaagggggattTCTGGTACCCAAAATCTATGCCTCGGAGTGACCCCAAATTCTTTGCATAATGCAAAGATGGGAGACACTCTCACCTTGTCTGAAAAAGTGAACCGCGCCTTGGTTTCTGTGCTGAGCAACCCCAgcaggaggcagatgttcaaCCTCCCAAAACTTCTGACAAGATCCCTTCCCTTGGACAAGATTAGCTTCAAAACTAGGGCTCCACGGATCCAGATGTCACCAAGCTGTCCTGGGGTGGAGCTCAGAGGCAGAaggtttgcctagcatgcacaagttTGACTCCCACCAAGAATCACttagtaaagaaacaaacaagagttGAAGAAGATCAAGGTCCTGGGCCATGCTTTCCACCCTCTCCTCTCGCTGACTCCCCTGGAGTCTTCTTGAACTAAGTGAGGCCTCTTATAATGCCCAGCCCCAAGGTCAAAGACAAGAGGAGGacactggtttgttttgtttgggatggGGTCTCattggtggtatacacctttaatcccagctcttaagaagcagaagcaggtggatctctgtgagcttaagacaagcttggtctacatagtgagcctggagctagccagtgctacacagtgagactttatttcaaaacaaatacaacaacaacaaaaatgaatgaaccCAAACCTGAGATAGTGTCTCATGTCTAGTCCAGACTGTCCCTAACCTTGCTATGTCGCCAAGGATAAGTTTGAACTCCGGAACGGCTCTCTGAATGCTGAGGTGCTTTGGATTATACACAATGCAGTATACATGCTAGAACATGCTACCAAATGAGCCATGTTTctaactctttcttctttgtttatttccattttgagaTGGAAACCTTGAATTTGGGAATCAAATATTCTCAGGCTCTCCTCATGCTGGCACAAATGGCCTGGTTTCTCctgagggcagaagggaaggtgCTATACCTTCTaagccctctctgcttctctcctcctgccCACAGGAAGCCTACTGCGCTTACACCATCATCCTCATGGCGCTGATGTGGTGTACCGAGTCCCTGCCCCTGGCTGTCACTGGCCTGTTCCCCATCGTCCTCTTCCCCCTGATGGGTATCATGGATGCCTCTGAGGTAAGCACCCTCGCCCACAGGAGGAAAGGCTACAGGGGTGGGGGGATCTTACCTAGAGCCTTGGAACCAAGGACACCACTTCACAGAGTTGTGGAAGAAGACAGCCAGCTAGGAGGCAGCGAGTATCCTAGAAGCATGCATGGCTGTTGTGCCAGTTCGTTCACAACAGGAGGAATAAGTTCTGCTGGAGACGTGCAGGGCCTGCAACTGGAGGGGGGCAATGAAAGCCAACTGAGGAACTCCCCCAGCAGCGGGTCAAGTCGGGCACTGAGAGGTCGACCATGAAGATcttaagttcaagaccaacctggactaccTAGGTAGAGCCtgtcaaaagcaaacaaaaagataaactgTCACCTGTCTCCGTATCCACAGAGCCAAAGTGAGGATTTTTATACAAGACACCCTTTGGATGTCCCCGGATGCTCAATTCTCTCACTTAAGATGTGTAGTGTTTCCATAGAGACTCACACACCTTCCTTGTGATACCCGATATGAGTACATGGTTGCCATAATGTATTGTTTAGAACAtagggctgaggaggtggctcagcagataaaggcacttgctgcctagCCTCATGCCGTGATCCACTTAGTGGGAGAAGGGACCGacttctacaagttgtcttcAGACCTCCACACTCTAGCCatggaacatacacacacacacacacacacacgtaaatgtaaaacaaaatttaaagacagtCATGTAGAGGCAAGCATGCACACCTTTGGCAAAGATGCAGTTTTTGCCTGAGTATTTTCCAAACAGGGGTTACCTCATCCATGAATGCAGACCCCACATACAAAGGCCAAAGAGAGGACTGGCTGCATATACTTTTTAAAGGTGTATGTGCTAGATGTGTGTATTAAGTCTGTGAGGATGTATGTATATGCGTCACATTTGTGCCTGGTACCCtcggagatcagaagagggcattgggtcccctggaactggggttaaagatggttgtgagctgccatgtgggcactgagaaccgaacccaggtcctctggaagagcagcaagtgctcttaactgctgagacatctctccagcccctaacccTATACTTCTAATGTAATGGCTCTTCGGTTTGAACCGCACCGCAACCACCGGCACTGAGAAGCAGAACAGATAGACGGGCCTCCCTCTGACCTGACTCCAATGGAGCTAAAAAGGGGATCTCATCTCAAcctcattttttcttctcttccccttctccaccaccccttctttctcttctttttctcttcctcctccccatcttcttccttctcttcttcttcttcccccttcatTTTAACACTGGGTCTTGCTGttcagcccaggctagcccagtcACATGGTTCTTGCTCCTGGGGTTCAGCAGAGCTACCAGGCCTGGctaagtgttttgtttgtaaCAAGTCTCAGGTGATGGTGATGATACTGGTAGAGACGGCACATACTCTTAAGAGCCGGGGAGTTGGTTACCTTCCGTGCTCTGCTTGAAGCACAGCTGTTCAGGCTGCAGTCTCTTAGTctctcagagagaagaaaagcagtgaGTTTGGCAGGACTCCTATAGAACAGCTGATTGCCCAAAGGCCATTTACATTTGGTTCTGAGGTCCCAGAGGAATACCAGTTTGTGAGGATGTCATGACCGGTCCCCAAAAGTCTCAGGTCCATCTCCACTCCCCAGGTCGGCATAGAGTACCTCAATGACACCAACATATTGTTCATCGGGGGGATGATGGTGGCCGTGTCTGTGGAACACTGGAAACTGCACAAGCGCATCGCCCTCCGAGTACTCCTCATCATCGGAGTGCGGCCTGCCCTGTGAGTCTGTGTGGGATCCAGGGTGGAGAAGCATACGGGCGTCCCATGTCTGGAAGGAAGCCGGAATGGCGGagtgtctgtctgtttgcctgtAGGTTGCTTCTGGGCTTCATGTTGGTCACAGCCTTCCTCTCCATGTGGATTAGCaacacagccaccacagccatgATGGTGCCCATTGGGCATGCGGTCCTGGAGCAACTTCAGGGTTCACAAAAGGACGTGGAGCAAGGCAGTGATAACCCTGCCTTTGAGCTCCAAGAAGCAAGTCCCCAGAAGGAGGCTACCAAACTCGGTAAGAGACCTGAAGCAGACTCTGTCCCTAGACCTAAAGCAGTCCCTGCCCCCAGATCTGAAGCAGATCCTGCCCCCCAGACATGGCTTCCATTCTGAAAGGCCCATGGGAAAAGAGACAGGCAAGTGACTGACCTGACCAGGTCTTCCTGGGGTTTTCCCGGATGTAAAATGCCAGTAGAGACTGCTGAGATAACCCAGGAGgtgaaggtgcctgccaccaagcctaaagacatgagtttgatccccaggacccacataatagaaagagaaaactgactcctgcaaggtgtcctctgacttccatatgtgcactgtggcatgtgtgcatgtacatgtttgtatgtaaaaataataatgtctcaaaaatattaaatgccaACATCTGTGAGATATGTATGTAGCTGATGCgagggtgcttgcctggcatgtgcaaggccctgggctccatcaaaacagcaacaacaacaataataaacactGAGCACAAAGCTAAGCGGCCTGGGCTAGCACATCATAGCAATTCAAGAGTTTGGTGAGAAGTGAGCTGCAGTCTGGGGAACAGGAAGTTCTCCAGGCTTCATCCCTCCTACTTGGTCTAGGCAACCCTTCTCGCTTCTCTGTGACTGTTTCCCGAGAGAAGTTGAACAGGATTGTGTCTGAGAACATTCCagtccaaagctccagagaatgCTGGAGCCTGGGAACAGTCTCTGTCCCCCTGGAAACTCAAGTCCAGCTGTCCATAACCAAGGGGCCCTGGAGGCCCCAGAACCCAGCCAAGATTCCTGCAACTCATCTTGCACCTGTCCCCATGAGCTTTCTTTCCCTTGTTGGCAGATAATGGACAGGCTGTCTCAGCCTCTTCAGAGCCCAGCACACAGAAGTCTCAGGAGCATAGCCGCTTCCACAAGGGCCTGAGTCTGTGCATTTGCTACTCAGCCAGCATCGGGGGCATCGCCACCTTAACAGGCACTACCCCCAACCTGGTGCTCCAAGGCCAGATGAACTCGTGAGTGCCAGGGGAGAGGGGGGCATGATGAATGGGGATTTGCATTCTTGCTGTGGTGAAGCCATTTTCACCAGGCAGTTTCAGGGACAATGTCACACAACAGCCCATGTCCCCTTCATCAGGCTCTTCCCCCAAAATGGCAACGTGATAAACTTTGCTTCCTGGTTTGGttttgccttccccaccatgatcatCTTGCTGATGTTGGCTTGGATATGGCTGCAGGTCCTCTTCCTGGGTTTCAAGTAAGTGGTGCCATAGGTAAGAGAAACCCAGCTTCCTATCTGTACCCCAGGATCCTCTGATTCATCCAAACAAGGTGGGGGACCATACCATGAGAAGCCCTCTTCTCCTCTAAGTGACTGGTCTCCCATGTGATGGAATGAGCAAGCTGAGTCTGGAGGAATGGTAAATCCTGGGATTGAAAGTcatgtctcgtgtgtgtgtgtgtgtgtgtgtgtgtgtgtgtgtgtgttcatatgtatgggCAGGTGCACATGTTTATATAAAAGTgtatgaagaccagagtttgacATTAGCTATCTTCCTCAACCATTTTTccccttaatttttgagacagggtctcctagtGAACCCAGAACTTATCCAGGTTACCATGGCtaaccaatgagctccagggagcctTTGATCTCCGTATCCCTAGCTCCATCTTTTATGTACAAGTGCTGGGGCCAGAACTCAGATCTTGATGCTTACATGCAAGCATCTAACTTAGTCagtaaccatctctccagccctgaaaaccaCATCTCCTggtacccccaccccatccccgccAGTCATACACCTTCCCATAATGCTCCATGGTCCTTGGATGAGCACTTGGGGATGCCGCATGGAGCACAGTCAGTTAGAGGAGCATTTGAGGTGGTCCTTCTGTTTGCCTTCCCATGTATTGAACACTAGGACTCTTGCACCGTAGGCAAAGTCTATCCTTGCCATTCTCCATCTGATGAGTGATGATATGGTAGGGGCCACAAGAGAGGAGAGCACAGGGAGTGGGCATTCCAGAAAGTTCCTGGACATGAAATCTCAGTTGATTCCTGCAGGACTGATAGTTAGCCAGGGTTAGAAGTGGGGAAAGGTATTCAAGCAGGAGAGGCGAGaagcacagaagccagaaagcccTGGGAGTGTCTGAGAAcactgcttcccaagggctgtcATGAGGCTGTCAGAGAACAATCACAGAGGACTTTGTGTGCCACATAGAGTTGGGACCTTGTGCTTGAGGCTAAGATGAGGAGGTGGATTTTATCTTCATGCAATCCTGAGTTAGTTTTCATTCCAGTTTAGAGACCTATGTTGAGAAGTATTgggtagccaggcatggtggtatatacctgtcATCTCAGTAcctggggagctgaggcaggaggatcatgagttaaaggccagcctgggttacatgatatcctgtcttaaaaacccaaAGTGAAGTAAAATAGTCAGAGACCCTGCTAAGACTCAGCTGAACTCAAGTCTGCAATCAGTTAGTGATGTCAACGAGCACACGGACCAGAGTGGTGATCTGAGTATTACTGGGGTGTGAGCCATTATTCATCCATTccttccaggcagagaggaacCACAACAAGTTGTTAAGCTGTACTTTGAACAAATCACTTGGGCAGCTGCAAAGAGGCTGGCTTAAGGCTGGGAGCTGGTGAGAGGCAAGGCGGTAGTTGATGAAGTCAGCATAGTGTTGGATACTGGAGGAGCCAGAGATGTGTGAGACATGGTCTTTGCCCTGAGAAACTCACAGACCAGCAGATGATAAGATTTACCCAAGTGTAAAGCGAAATGCCAGCACAAGGTAAAGAGACAGCATAAGGGGGAGGCAAAGCCTCTGAATGGCTAAGGACTATGAAGGTGTTGTTGAGGCTGGCAGAGACAGCCGGGGTTGGCGGGAGGGAAGGGAGCAGTTCCCGGCCTGTTAACAGAAAGGGGAGCTCAGAATCAGGACCGAAAGGACACTCGGAGTCTGGGCCACTCATCCCTCTCACTCTGGCCGCCAAAGGCTCAGCACAAGAGACCCTTCACAGGAAGGGTGACAATGGGGAAGACAAAGACGATACAGCTTTCTTGTTGAAGAAAAACCACAATcccaagccaggcctggtggtacacacccataaccccagcactcagaaggctgaggcaggacgatCAGGAGATGGAGACCAACttgaactaaaaacaaaacaaagggttAGAAATGTAAGACAGAAGAGagtttacctagcatgcatgaaacctgggtttggttcccaatcCCACATAATCTGGGCACAATAACGTATGCctagaattcaaggtcagtctgtgtTATATGAGACGCTGTCTGAGGGGAAGCGGGTGACTATGCCAAGATGCCCCTCTGGGTCTTGGACTCTCTTCTAGCTGTGAAGCCAGGACCTAAGGGTTTTGCCCCATGCCTGGAACAGACCGTTCAcactctgcccctgcctctgcctctgcctgcagcttCCGGAAGAACTTTGGctttggggaaggggaagaagaacaaaagaaggcAGCCTTCCAGGTCATCAAGAACCAGCACACGCTGCTTGGCCCCATGAATTTTGCAGAAAAGACTGTCACCGTCCTCTTTATTTTCCTGGTGGTACTCTGGTTCACCAGAGAGCCAGGCTTCTTCCCAGGCTGGGGTGACACGCTTTTTGCCAATGAAAATGGCCAAAGGTGAGACCTGccagagggcagaggggagaCTTCCGGGGACTCTgaactagaaaggaagaaaagggaggcaaagggagggaagggagttgAGGCGGGGACAGGATGTCACCAGGCATGTTGATGGTGGGgtcccttctctgtcccttcctcagcCTTTCCCTCCTGCCCCTTCCACAGCTTAGCATCAGATGGAACAGTGGCCATCTTCATCGGCCTGATTATGTTCTTCATCCCCTCCAAGATCCCAGGACTGACCCAGGACCCAAGTAAGCACCCGGCCTGGGACTGGGAAGGGTCTCCAGAGGGCCCCGCCTGCAGGTGTAGAGCCTACTGCCTTCTACCACACCCAGCAGGAGCTAGCAAAGCTTAGAGGGGTTGGAGTGACCTGCCAAGGACACAGGAACTCAGGGACAGAGGTGGGATACTACAGGGATGGAGACTGAGGGACTCCCTTCTACCTAGCTTACTAGGAACCTACTTAATAGGAACCCACTCAGGAAGGCCTcgagtggaggggagggaaggccTATTGACTTTTGGTGACCATCCTTGTCTGCTTGGGGAGCAGACAAACCAGGGAAGCTGAAGGCTCCTCCTGCCATCCTCACCTGGAAGACAATGAACGATAAGATGCCTTGGAATATCCTGATCTTGCTGGGTGGGGGCTTTGCCCTGGCCAAAGGCAGTGAGGTGAGAGCCTATTTGAGGGAAACCCTGGGATAGTCCCTCGCCAGCCTTAAGTACCTCTCCGCAGATGGGTTCTTAAAGCCCAAAGGAAAGTAGGCCTCTCTCAGCGATgcgccccacccccacacagccACTTATTCTTGAAGCCAATGTGATAGGCCTGAGCACCCACAAAGCTAGTATCGGCTTGGTGCCATACCAGATGACGCCTCCAGGGGGCGACATTTAACAGTCTTCCAGGGACCAGAGCGTCTTTTTTCTTGACCTTCCATCCAAAAAGAGCAGAAAGATTCGGGATACTGCAGCCCTAGACCTGGGTCCTGGCTGATGTAGCAGATTCCTGGGTCTGTGGTTAGTATATCCACAGACTGTGCCAGACACTTTGCTTGatgtggaggagacaggaactcagcgCAGCGAATAGCATCAGGTCCCACAGCCTGGCATGACAGTGGACGGGGACAGACCCTGGGAATTGCCCATTTTCTAAGTAGCCTCTTCCAGCCTCTTCAagctccatcaccaccaccaaaagcaAGATCCCTTCAGCCCTAacgcttgtgtgtgtgggggtggggggggggactcagaTGATCCAGGAGCTTCAAGAGAGCCAGGAAAGCAAGATACTCACACTCACAAATCGCAGATTTCCCACTAGAACCTTCCCCCCTCATCCCACTGGTCCCAAGGAGCAGCAGGGAGCCCCCCTTGGTCCTAACTGGGCACCAACTTCCTTCAGAGTTGTTTGACTTGAAGGCCATGGAGGTGTGGACAGGGCCAGGGCCTCCCAGAGTTCCAGCTGGGGACCCGGGAGcttttctgtctctatctgtcaCCTCCTTCTGCCATCAGCAATCAGGTTTGTCTGCGTGGTTGGGAGAAAAGCTGACCCCGCTGGAGCACATACCACCAGCAGCCACGGCCTTCATCCTCTGCCTATTGGTTGCCATCTTCACCGAGTGCACCAGTAACGTGGCTACCACTACGCTCTTCCTGCCCATCCTGGCCTCCATGGTGAGCTGACACGGCACCCTCTTCCAGGCAGCCCTCCTGCCTGTTCTCTACCCCGTAGCTACTCAGGGGGCTGGTCCAAACCTCCTCTTCTGCACGGAGAGAACCACCTCCCAGGCTTCCCCCAGCTCCAGATGTTGAACTTCTAGGTCCCAAGGCCGTCTGGCCCCTGAGTCACCTGTCCCTAGTGACATCACTCTTTGAGTATCCCAGTGGGGCTGACTGGAGACCtcacccacctccccacccaaTCCCTGTTCTGGTCATTCCAGAAGTGATGGGGGTAAAATTGCTCCCTGGAGCGtccccagccccttcctccttAGGCGTGTTCCCACAGCCTTTGATGACACCTCCTGAGCCCCTTTGAGATCGGTTTTATGGGCCCCTCCCCTCACTAcaccccacagggcagggcagcacATTCATCTCCTCCAAGAGGTCAAGGGGCCCTCTCCAGGTCACCCCAGAACACTCTGCCCAGGAATCGGGTTCATGACCagaggggggaggggcggggtgGCCTCCCCACTGAGCCGGGGCCAGGACCAACTGTGCCCACTGTCATCCTCCAGGCGCAGGCCATCTGCCTTCATCCCCTCTATGTCATGCTCCCCTGCACCCTGGCTTCCTCCTTGGCTTTCATGCTTCCTGTGGCCACTCCGCCCAATGCCATTGCCTTCTCCTTCGGAGGCCTCAAAGTGTCCGATATGGTGAGTGGCTAGGAGATGGGAATGCCTCAGCCCGCCACctgccctgtctctccctctcaagGCACCATAACGCAGCTGAGGGACACTGAGGTTCCCAgagaagagctggccctggggcTGGGGGACGGCAGAAACTCTAGCATCTTTATACTCTATAGTCCCAGGTAGCAAATAAAGGGAGGGGACATTCGGAAGTTCCAGGGGTGGTGGCATCCCCACTTAACGAAATGGCCTAAGAGAAAACAAGGCTCAGAGCCCCAGAAGCTTATAAGGAACCCCCACCTTCCCTGTTAGGATGGACAGTCaaataaatgacaaagacatTGCACAATACTGCAGTTTAAACCGAAGGCAGGACTTCCCAAGGGCTTT from Microtus ochrogaster isolate Prairie Vole_2 chromosome 7, MicOch1.0, whole genome shotgun sequence encodes:
- the Slc13a2 gene encoding solute carrier family 13 member 2, yielding MATCWQVLWAYRSYLFAICLPIFLLPLPIIVRTKEAYCAYTIILMALMWCTESLPLAVTGLFPIVLFPLMGIMDASEVGIEYLNDTNILFIGGMMVAVSVEHWKLHKRIALRVLLIIGVRPALLLLGFMLVTAFLSMWISNTATTAMMVPIGHAVLEQLQGSQKDVEQGSDNPAFELQEASPQKEATKLDNGQAVSASSEPSTQKSQEHSRFHKGLSLCICYSASIGGIATLTGTTPNLVLQGQMNSLFPQNGNVINFASWFGFAFPTMIILLMLAWIWLQVLFLGFNFRKNFGFGEGEEEQKKAAFQVIKNQHTLLGPMNFAEKTVTVLFIFLVVLWFTREPGFFPGWGDTLFANENGQSLASDGTVAIFIGLIMFFIPSKIPGLTQDPNKPGKLKAPPAILTWKTMNDKMPWNILILLGGGFALAKGSEQSGLSAWLGEKLTPLEHIPPAATAFILCLLVAIFTECTSNVATTTLFLPILASMAQAICLHPLYVMLPCTLASSLAFMLPVATPPNAIAFSFGGLKVSDMARAGFLLNIIGVLTITLSINSWSFPIFNLDKFPSWANSNTSQCFPSLPNSTEPGL